The genomic interval GGACCTCCCCGAGTCCGTCCGCGACAGCATGCCCCAGGGCGTGTTCGAACAGCTCGACGACTGAACGCGCTCCGGCTCGTCGCCCGCCGACGCTCCGCCGGGCGTCACTCGACGCCCGCGCCACGATGCCTTTTTGCCGTCACGCTCACGTCCTGAGATATGACACTCGACCCGGTGCACTTCGAGGGCATCACACGGCTCGCCGGGCGCATCCGGCAGGACGTGGACGCGAGCGACCACCGGGCGTTCGCACAGCAGGTCTGGGACGACTGGCTCGACCCGCTGCGCGAGGACGGCGACGTGCTACTGGAACCGCTCGGCGAGCACCGCCGCCGGATGATGCCCATCGACGAGGCGGCGCTCCAGCCCGACCGCTTCGAGACGCGCCACGGTCTCGACTCGGGGACCATCAACCCGACGACGTTCAAGAACGGCGTGGTCCTCGACGTGGCGCAGGCGGCGATGAGCGCCGTCCCGTCGGACCTCGACCTCCACCGCGGCCGGACGACGGTGATGACCGTCCACACGAACGACGCGATGGCCGACCTCAACGGCGACTGGACGATGTTCGACGAGGGGTACACCCGCGGCCGGGTGCTCCACGCGCCCCGCGTCGACCGCTACGAGACGGCCGTCGTCCACGACCTCGCGCTGTTCCTCGCCGAGAGCTCCCACGCCCTCGACAACGCAGAGGTCGTCCACGACCTGCTGGTGATGGACGGGCCCGTCTACCCGAAGGGCCTGCTCAACTGGGCGAACCGGGAACCCGAACTCGCCGACCTGCTCGCCGAGGACGAGCGTCCGCGCGACGTCATCGAGAACTACATCCGCCTCGTGGAGTCGTTCGCGGCGCGTGACGTGCCGCTCTGTGGGTTCGTCAAGACGCCAATCACCCGCGCCATCACCCGGACGGTCCGCGAACAGCGGGGCAACGCGCCCTGGGTCAATGACGCCGCGTTCTTCTCGCAGGTGCTCGAACGCCGCGAGCGCCTCGACGGTCCCGACGGCCCGGAACACGAACGCGTCACGGACGCCCTGACGTTCACGAACTGGTTCGTCTCTCGGGGCGGGGCGGACCGCGCGCTCTCGACGCTCGGCGACGCGTTCGGCATCGACCGACGCCTCCCCCCCGAGGCGTACGAGGTGACGTTCTGCGTCGTCTACGACCCGCGGACCGACGTGGTCTACCGCCTCGAAGCGCCCGCGACGTTCACCGCCGACGAGGACCAGCGCGAGGCGCTCCTCATGCAGGTGCTCAAGGGAGTCGCCGTCGAGCGCGGCCCGCCGATGGCCGTCGCAAAGGCCGACGGCCTCGCACAGATCGGTCGCGCCGAGACCGACGCCCTCCGCAGCGCCCTCGAACAGGCGTTCGACACCGAGGCCGACACCACCTACGACGACGAGCGCTGGGGCCTGCTGGAGTGATACCGTCGACGACCGCCCCCGCAGACCACGGCGGTGGGCGGGACTGAAAGGGGCCGGGTTCTCGGCGACGGAGCGGACGGGAGAGCACCGCAGCGACCGGAGGGAGCGAGGAGCGCGCCCGCCGCACCGAGTCGAGAACGCGGGGGCTTTCGAGGCGGTCTGAGTTACTCCACAGATAGAACAGCCGAAACCAGCTAAAACGTCATCTGGCGCCGGGTTGAGTCTTCTCCATCTCTATCTCCACATTCTTCTCGGGGACGCCGACGCGGGCGAACTGCGTGCGGATGTGGTCTTCGGCGGCCGCGACGCCCTGGTCGCGCGTCTCGAACCCGCGGGGCATCGGCGACTCGAACGCGACCTGCAGCTCGCGTCCGTCGATGACCTGCGTCTGCCCGCCGCTCTCGACCTCGTAGAACTCGTCGCAGATCCAGACGTAGGGCGCGTCCTCGTCGGGTGCGCCCTTGAACTCGGGGGGACGCTCGCCACGCTCGTACAGCGTGCCGGTGAGCGCCGTGCCCCCGCCGTGACCGCGAATCAATAACATTGTGACAGATACGTCGTCACGGCGGAAAAGGCTGTTCGGACAGTGACGACGGGCGTCAGACGGCGGTTCGGAAATCAGTGAGTGGCCCCGACGCGCACCCGACAGTCACGCCGAGTCGAGCGCTCACGCGGCGTCGTGTCCGCCGACCAGGTCGTCGAACGCCGCGGGCGAGAGGTGGAGGACGTCGCCGTGGGCGGCGCTCGTGTTGAACGGGTTGACGAGCAGGCCGCCGTCGGGGGCGACGCCGAGGAAGACGTACGCGCCGGTGGTCGGGACCGGTCCGACGTGTTCGCTGACGGTCCGGCGACGGCCGAACGCGAACAGTTCGTGCCACTGCTCGAAGCCGGTGCGCTCGGAGGCGGCGAGGACCCGGGCGGTCCGCCCCGCCGTGTTGCGCCGCATCGACGCGGGAGCGGTGCTGTCGACGCCGGCCTCGGCGGCCGTCGAGAGGACGACCCACGTCTCATCCGTCGCGGTCAGCGTCTCCGCGTAGAACACCGGGGCGTCCGTCTCGCCGACGCGTTCCGGTTCGACCCCGTCGCGGTCGAACCGGTCGCGGTCGAGGCGGAACAGCCCCACCGAGTCGAGGTACGCCGAGTCGACGCCCCAGACGACCGCCGACTCGGTGAACGCCAGTTCGACCGCGCGCCAGTCCTGTCCACCCCGACCGACCGTCTCGAACCGGTCGCCGTCGAACCGGCCGACGATGCACTCGCCCTCGGCGTCGCCGGTCGTTCCCCAGAGCGCGCCGGAGTACGGGTCGGTGGCGACGCTGTGGAAGTGGCGGACGTCGGTGCGCTCGTGGAACGTCGACCACGACTCCCCGCGGTCGTGGCTGACGAGGACGCGCGCCGGGTCGTCGCCGAGCGGGTACTCAGCGAGGTAGACGGCGTCGTCGGTGACGCAGACCGAGGTGGGGAGGACGCCCATCGGCCCGGAGCTGTCGGGCAGGTCCCGGACGACGCGCCACGACCGGCCGCCGTCCGTGGAGCGGAACAGCCAGCGGTCGGCCGTCGCGAGCAGTGCGTCGTCGCCAAGCGGCCAGACGTTGGTCGTCGTGATTGACCCGGTGAGCAGTTCGAGGAGTCGTCGGGTCGGCCACCGGGTCGTCAGGGAGAACGGGAGGTTCGTCGGGCCGGCGTCGGGGACGGGCAGCGTCCCCCGTGGCTGGAACCCGGTCTCCTCGGCCCACCGCCCGACCGTGGTTCCCTCCGTGCAGTACACGACGTCGTCGACGGTGCCGCCGAGTTTCATCTACCGTTCGGGACCACGGAGTCGCCCGTAAACCTTCTGACGGCGCGACGTGCGTCCCGCGGGACACCGAACCGGCGTCACCGCGGTGTCTCGTCCAGGAGGCGCAGGGAAACGGGTTTGTATCCGTAGCCCGACCCGCGAGATATGACCGACCTCGGGGACTTCTCCGGTTTCTCGGCGGACGACCCTGACGCCGACCGCTCGACCGAGGACGAGAGCGACGAGACCACCGCGAACGCCGACACGACGAGCGAGCAGTCGAGCGACGCGACCGAACCGACCGACGAGTCCGCGGACGCGACGGGGGCGACGGCGGACTCGACCGCCGGGTCGTCGGCCGGGTCGACGACCGACGCCACGAGGTCGACGGCCGCAGAGCGCAGCGTCGAACCCGACGACTTCCAGCGCGTCGACCGCCCGAACATCGGGCAGGACCGGGGCATCGGCACGCTGTCGGCCTCCGCCGGACTCGTCATCAGCGAGGACGAACGCGACACCTGTCTGCGGGCGTACGTCACCGTCTCGAACCGTTCTGACGTGCGTATCGGCTCGTATCTCCTCGCCCAGTACCCCGACGGAGAGCGCCTTTTCTGCCGGATTACGGCCCTCGAATACGTCCAGGAGTTCCGGTCGGACGACGCCAACGAGATCCACGCCCGGCGGGCGATGCGGACGCGGGGCATCGACGAACAGGACTACAAGTTCATGGCGACGCTGGAACCCGTCGCCGTCCTCTACGACGACGGCGACGGCCTGAAACGGCGGATGACCGACCGCGTGCCGAAACCCGAGACGGTGGTGCGACCCGCGACCGACCCCGAGGAGATAAAGACGGGGCTGAAGATGCCCGAAGACGGCGTATTCCTCGGCCACCTCGCGGTCGGTGGCGAGAAGGTCCGCGCGGCGACGCAACCCCCGACGGTGGACTACCGCCTGAAGGACGACTACGACTCGGGCGACCCCCTCGTCTTCCGCCACACGCTCGTCGCCGGGGGGACCGGGTCGGGGAAGACCCACGCCGCGAAGAACGTCCTCCGGCAGTATCTCGGACGGACCTACGAGATGAGCGACGGACGCTCGCCCGAGACGGCCGTCGTCCAGTTCGACCCGCAGGACGAGTACGCACAGATGCACGACGACAACCCGGACATCGACGACGAGACGGCCCGTCGCTACGAGTCCGAGGGTATCCGCCACGGCGGCTACGACGACACCGTCGCGTTCGTCCCGAAGGTCGGGAAGGCGACGTACGCCGCCAGCCACCACCGCGCCGAGCAGGTCGAGTTCACCATCCCGTTCTCGATGGTCCGGGACTCGAAGTGGCTGGTCGCCGGGTCGTCGCTCAACGACAACCAGTACGGCGCGCTGACCGAACTGCTCGACCGGTTCTTCCGACAGTACGGCGACGCCGGGACCTACGACGAGTTCCGCTCGTTCATGGACGACCCCGGTCTCCGCGAGGAGCTCCACGAGTCCGGGCGGGTCCACGAGGCGACCTACGACGCGGTCAAGCGCCGCGCGCTCGGGTTCGGGGCCATCTTCGACCAGGACGCGCCGCCCATCACCGAGCAGATCCACCAGTTCGTCCGGCCCGGCGGGCTGACGGTCGTCCCGACGTACCACCTCAACGACTCGCGGGCGAAGGAGACCGTCGTGCTGGCGCTGTCGTCGCTGCTCATCGACCAGAAACTGTCGAACGACCC from Halomarina salina carries:
- a CDS encoding WD40/YVTN/BNR-like repeat-containing protein, whose translation is MKLGGTVDDVVYCTEGTTVGRWAEETGFQPRGTLPVPDAGPTNLPFSLTTRWPTRRLLELLTGSITTTNVWPLGDDALLATADRWLFRSTDGGRSWRVVRDLPDSSGPMGVLPTSVCVTDDAVYLAEYPLGDDPARVLVSHDRGESWSTFHERTDVRHFHSVATDPYSGALWGTTGDAEGECIVGRFDGDRFETVGRGGQDWRAVELAFTESAVVWGVDSAYLDSVGLFRLDRDRFDRDGVEPERVGETDAPVFYAETLTATDETWVVLSTAAEAGVDSTAPASMRRNTAGRTARVLAASERTGFEQWHELFAFGRRRTVSEHVGPVPTTGAYVFLGVAPDGGLLVNPFNTSAAHGDVLHLSPAAFDDLVGGHDAA
- a CDS encoding helicase HerA domain-containing protein is translated as MTDLGDFSGFSADDPDADRSTEDESDETTANADTTSEQSSDATEPTDESADATGATADSTAGSSAGSTTDATRSTAAERSVEPDDFQRVDRPNIGQDRGIGTLSASAGLVISEDERDTCLRAYVTVSNRSDVRIGSYLLAQYPDGERLFCRITALEYVQEFRSDDANEIHARRAMRTRGIDEQDYKFMATLEPVAVLYDDGDGLKRRMTDRVPKPETVVRPATDPEEIKTGLKMPEDGVFLGHLAVGGEKVRAATQPPTVDYRLKDDYDSGDPLVFRHTLVAGGTGSGKTHAAKNVLRQYLGRTYEMSDGRSPETAVVQFDPQDEYAQMHDDNPDIDDETARRYESEGIRHGGYDDTVAFVPKVGKATYAASHHRAEQVEFTIPFSMVRDSKWLVAGSSLNDNQYGALTELLDRFFRQYGDAGTYDEFRSFMDDPGLREELHESGRVHEATYDAVKRRALGFGAIFDQDAPPITEQIHQFVRPGGLTVVPTYHLNDSRAKETVVLALSSLLIDQKLSNDPKYDRIKETPLVVGMDEAHNFLADAESVQARKVVGKFTEAAKQGRKERLGLFLITQDPQDVADPVFKQVNTSVVLNLGDEAAIKSVNLPSSLEGKVPYFEKGQMAVYSPDNSEPVEIIGLSQCLTRHGRD
- a CDS encoding DUF7113 family protein, whose amino-acid sequence is MLLIRGHGGGTALTGTLYERGERPPEFKGAPDEDAPYVWICDEFYEVESGGQTQVIDGRELQVAFESPMPRGFETRDQGVAAAEDHIRTQFARVGVPEKNVEIEMEKTQPGAR
- a CDS encoding DNA double-strand break repair nuclease NurA, producing MTLDPVHFEGITRLAGRIRQDVDASDHRAFAQQVWDDWLDPLREDGDVLLEPLGEHRRRMMPIDEAALQPDRFETRHGLDSGTINPTTFKNGVVLDVAQAAMSAVPSDLDLHRGRTTVMTVHTNDAMADLNGDWTMFDEGYTRGRVLHAPRVDRYETAVVHDLALFLAESSHALDNAEVVHDLLVMDGPVYPKGLLNWANREPELADLLAEDERPRDVIENYIRLVESFAARDVPLCGFVKTPITRAITRTVREQRGNAPWVNDAAFFSQVLERRERLDGPDGPEHERVTDALTFTNWFVSRGGADRALSTLGDAFGIDRRLPPEAYEVTFCVVYDPRTDVVYRLEAPATFTADEDQREALLMQVLKGVAVERGPPMAVAKADGLAQIGRAETDALRSALEQAFDTEADTTYDDERWGLLE